From a region of the Tateyamaria omphalii genome:
- a CDS encoding adenosylcobalamin-dependent ribonucleoside-diphosphate reductase, protein MTRFAAPIAEQIWDMKYRFKEADGTPIDVTVEDSWRRIARDLAKVEKDPQAWEQTFYNALEDFKFLPAGRITAGAGTARSVTLFNCFVMGTIPDSMGGIFEMLKEAALTMQQGGGIGYDFSTIRPKGAGVKGVAADASGPLSFMDVWDAMCRTIMSAGSRRGAMMATMRCDHPDIEEFITAKSDAARLRMFNVSVLVTDAFMDAVKADGSWDLVFDGTVYKTVEARDLWNGIMKSTYDYAEPGVIFIDRINAANNLNYCETIAATNPCGEQPLPPYGACLLGSINLARLVTQPFEDAAKLDEAALTELVATAVRMMDNVVDASRFPLDAQAREAQAKRRIGLGVTGLADALLMLGLRYGSDDAAAQTESWLKSIARASYLASVDLAKEKGAFPLFDAEGYLASGTMQMMDADVRDAIAAHGIRNALLTSIAPTGTISLYAGNVSSGIEPVFAYAYTRKVLQKDGSRTEEEVVDYAVQMWRDKFGDSELPDYFVNAQTLAPGDHVKMQAAAQKWVDSSISKTINCPEDISFDAFKDVYMQAWDTGCKGCTTYRPNAVTGSVLTVAEEKPAEAPVLANNDAEPMQPHGDVIYMAEPLDRPSALEGNTYKVKWPDSEHALYITINDLVIGGHRRPFEVFINSKNMEHFAWTVALTRMISAVFRRGGDVSFVVEELKAVFDPRGGAWMQGKYIPSILAAIGGVIEQHMIQIGFIEGEGMGLKSDPQAEVVGLDTPRGKACSSCGSFEMRMIEGCMTCAACGFSKCG, encoded by the coding sequence ATGACACGCTTCGCCGCGCCGATTGCCGAACAGATCTGGGACATGAAGTACCGCTTCAAGGAAGCGGACGGAACGCCGATCGACGTCACTGTCGAAGACAGCTGGCGGCGCATCGCACGCGACCTGGCGAAGGTCGAAAAGGATCCCCAAGCGTGGGAGCAGACGTTCTACAACGCCTTGGAAGATTTCAAGTTTCTGCCCGCAGGCCGCATCACCGCCGGGGCCGGGACAGCCCGCTCTGTCACCCTGTTCAACTGCTTTGTCATGGGCACGATCCCCGACAGCATGGGCGGCATCTTCGAGATGTTGAAAGAGGCGGCGCTGACCATGCAGCAGGGCGGCGGCATCGGCTATGACTTCTCGACCATCCGACCCAAAGGGGCGGGGGTAAAGGGCGTGGCCGCCGATGCGTCCGGACCCCTTAGCTTCATGGACGTGTGGGACGCGATGTGCCGCACGATCATGTCCGCTGGCAGCCGCCGCGGCGCGATGATGGCAACGATGCGCTGTGACCACCCGGACATCGAAGAGTTCATAACCGCAAAATCAGACGCCGCCCGCCTGCGCATGTTCAACGTGTCCGTGCTGGTGACGGACGCATTCATGGACGCGGTCAAGGCGGACGGATCGTGGGATTTGGTGTTTGACGGCACCGTCTACAAGACCGTAGAGGCGCGTGATCTGTGGAACGGGATCATGAAGTCGACCTATGACTATGCCGAACCCGGCGTGATCTTCATCGACCGCATCAATGCCGCCAACAACCTGAATTATTGCGAGACGATCGCCGCCACGAACCCGTGCGGCGAACAACCCCTGCCACCTTACGGTGCCTGCCTGCTGGGCTCGATCAATCTGGCCCGCCTTGTCACCCAACCCTTTGAAGACGCAGCGAAACTGGACGAGGCCGCACTGACCGAATTGGTTGCAACGGCCGTGCGCATGATGGACAATGTGGTCGATGCGTCGCGCTTCCCGCTGGATGCGCAAGCCCGGGAGGCGCAAGCCAAACGGCGCATCGGCCTTGGTGTCACCGGCCTTGCAGATGCGCTTTTGATGCTTGGTCTGCGCTACGGCTCGGACGATGCGGCGGCGCAGACTGAAAGCTGGCTCAAGTCCATCGCCCGGGCCTCTTACCTCGCTTCCGTCGACCTGGCGAAGGAAAAGGGCGCTTTCCCGCTCTTTGACGCCGAAGGCTATCTGGCCAGCGGCACGATGCAGATGATGGATGCCGATGTGCGCGATGCCATTGCCGCGCATGGCATCCGCAACGCGCTCCTGACCTCGATTGCGCCGACAGGCACCATTTCGCTTTATGCGGGCAACGTGTCTTCGGGAATCGAACCGGTGTTCGCCTATGCCTACACCCGCAAGGTTTTGCAAAAGGACGGTTCGCGCACCGAAGAGGAAGTGGTTGATTACGCAGTACAAATGTGGCGCGACAAGTTCGGCGATTCCGAGCTGCCGGATTACTTTGTCAACGCCCAGACGCTGGCCCCCGGCGACCACGTCAAGATGCAGGCGGCGGCGCAGAAATGGGTCGACTCGTCCATCTCCAAAACGATCAACTGCCCAGAGGACATCAGCTTTGACGCGTTCAAGGATGTCTATATGCAGGCCTGGGATACCGGCTGCAAAGGGTGCACGACATACCGGCCCAACGCTGTCACGGGCTCTGTCCTGACCGTGGCGGAAGAAAAACCGGCCGAGGCGCCTGTCCTCGCCAACAACGACGCAGAGCCCATGCAGCCCCATGGCGACGTGATCTACATGGCCGAACCGCTGGATCGCCCCAGCGCGCTTGAGGGGAACACGTACAAGGTCAAGTGGCCCGACAGCGAGCACGCGCTCTACATCACCATCAACGACCTTGTCATCGGCGGTCACAGACGCCCGTTCGAGGTGTTCATCAACTCCAAGAACATGGAGCACTTCGCGTGGACGGTTGCGCTCACTCGCATGATCTCCGCCGTGTTCCGGCGGGGCGGGGACGTCTCGTTCGTGGTCGAAGAACTCAAGGCCGTGTTCGACCCGCGCGGCGGGGCCTGGATGCAGGGCAAATACATCCCTTCCATCCTGGCCGCGATTGGTGGCGTGATCGAACAGCATATGATCCAGATCGGTTTTATCGAAGGCGAGGGTATGGGTCTGAAGTCTGACCCACAGGCCGAGGTTGTGGGGCTGGACACGCCGCGCGGCAAGGCTTGTTCAAGCTGTGGCAGCTTTGAGATGCGCATGATCGAAGGGTGCATGACCTGTGCTGCGTGCGGGTTCTCGAAATGCGGATAA
- the dnaE gene encoding DNA polymerase III subunit alpha, which yields MTNAPRFIHLRTHSEYSLLEGAMRLKKLPGIVRDAGMPAIALTDTNNMFAALEFSVGMAGAGVQPIIGCQVDLQYVTPRPGERPRDPAPLVLLAQTEVGYENLMKLNSCLYLREGSELPHVTVEELAGHSADVICLTGGPDGPVGMLLQTGQVPAAQALMDRLKDIFADRLYVELQRHPGEGGQPEAERLTERPLIEMAYAMDLPLVATNDVYFPKPDMYESHDALICIAEGAYVDQQEPRRRLTAQHYFKSQAEMVTLFADLPEAIENTVEIAQRCAFMAYRRDPILPKFADDEVEELRRQANDGLQDRLKVIPHATSVEDYQKRLDFELDIIEGMGFPGYFLIVADFIKWAKDHNIPVGPGRGSGAGSLVAYALTVTDLDPLRYALLFERFLNPERVSMPDFDIDFCMDRREEVIRYVQEKYGRDKVGQIITFGALLSKAAVRDIGRVLQMPYGQVDRLSKLIPVEGVKPVSIEKALKDEPRLREEARNEEVVNRLLTYGQQVEGLLRNASTHAAGVVIGDRPLDALVPLYQDPRSDMPATQFNMKWVEQAGLVKFDFLGLKTLTVIQNAVEQILGSGRKLHVAADGTELYTPADGMENDIGGIPLDDEASYKLYAAGKTVAVFQVESSGMIDALKRMKPDCIEDIIALVALYRPGPMENIPKFCEVKNGLSERDTLHPSIDHILDETQGIIVYQEQVMQIAQEMAGYSLGGADLLRRAMGKKIQEAMDAERPKFLAGSKDNGVDEEKALEVWHLLDKFANYGFNKSHAAAYAVVSYQTAWLKANHPVEFMAGVMNCDIHLTDKLAVYFEEVRKGLDLPWVPPCVNRSDATFKVVDGALVYALGALKNVGVEAMRLVQEARESKPFVNLFDFARRVDLKKVGKRPLEMLARAGAFDQLDPNRRRVFDALDALSAYSAAVHDQKNSNQVSLFGDAGDDLPEPRLLPIDDWLPAERLGEEHKAVGFYLSGHPLDDYMGPLKRKGVITLDEVTAKAESQPLVAKLAGVVAGLQVRKSAKGNRFAFCQMSDTTGAYEVTLFSESLEKSQDHLETGAKVIVTVEATMESDQLKLLGRSVTPVDTVVADVGGMGLRIFVEAPTALASVATVLDGAAKSAKGAGRGPITICLMDDSLPGEVEMDLGADFPVTPQIKGAIKSLSGVVEVQDL from the coding sequence ATGACCAATGCCCCCCGATTCATTCACCTGCGCACCCATTCCGAATACTCGCTGCTTGAAGGGGCGATGCGCCTGAAAAAGCTGCCCGGCATCGTGCGGGACGCGGGTATGCCCGCCATTGCGCTGACCGACACGAACAACATGTTCGCCGCTTTGGAGTTTTCAGTGGGCATGGCGGGGGCCGGGGTGCAGCCCATCATCGGCTGCCAGGTCGATCTGCAATACGTCACCCCGCGCCCCGGCGAACGCCCGCGCGATCCCGCGCCGCTGGTGCTGCTGGCCCAGACCGAGGTCGGGTATGAGAACCTGATGAAGCTCAACTCGTGCCTCTACCTGCGCGAGGGCTCGGAGCTGCCTCATGTCACGGTCGAAGAGTTGGCAGGCCATTCGGCGGATGTGATCTGCCTGACTGGCGGGCCAGACGGCCCCGTCGGTATGCTGTTGCAGACGGGACAGGTGCCTGCCGCGCAAGCCCTCATGGACCGGCTCAAGGACATCTTTGCCGACCGGCTTTATGTCGAGTTGCAGCGCCATCCTGGCGAGGGCGGCCAGCCCGAGGCAGAGCGGCTGACGGAGCGTCCGCTGATTGAAATGGCCTATGCCATGGACCTGCCGCTGGTGGCCACCAACGATGTCTATTTCCCCAAGCCGGACATGTATGAAAGCCACGATGCGTTGATCTGCATCGCCGAGGGCGCCTATGTCGACCAGCAGGAACCGCGCCGTCGCCTGACCGCGCAGCACTATTTCAAATCCCAGGCAGAGATGGTCACGCTGTTCGCCGACCTGCCCGAAGCCATTGAAAACACGGTCGAGATCGCGCAGCGCTGCGCCTTCATGGCCTACCGCCGCGATCCGATCCTGCCCAAATTCGCCGATGACGAGGTGGAGGAGTTGCGCCGTCAGGCCAATGACGGCTTGCAGGACCGGCTCAAGGTCATCCCGCACGCTACATCGGTCGAGGACTACCAGAAACGGCTCGATTTCGAGTTGGACATTATCGAAGGCATGGGTTTTCCGGGCTACTTCCTGATCGTGGCCGACTTCATCAAATGGGCCAAAGACCACAACATTCCCGTGGGGCCGGGTCGGGGCTCGGGCGCGGGGTCGCTCGTGGCCTATGCGCTCACCGTTACCGACCTTGACCCGCTGCGCTATGCCCTGCTGTTCGAACGGTTCCTGAACCCCGAACGGGTGTCCATGCCCGACTTTGACATCGACTTCTGCATGGACCGGCGCGAGGAAGTGATCCGCTACGTGCAGGAGAAATACGGGCGTGACAAGGTGGGCCAGATCATCACCTTCGGCGCGCTTCTGTCGAAGGCCGCCGTGCGCGACATCGGGCGCGTGCTGCAAATGCCCTACGGCCAGGTGGACCGGCTGTCGAAGCTGATCCCGGTCGAGGGGGTCAAACCGGTCAGCATCGAAAAGGCGCTGAAGGACGAGCCGCGCCTGCGCGAAGAGGCGCGGAACGAGGAGGTTGTGAACCGCCTGCTCACCTACGGCCAACAGGTCGAGGGGCTGCTCAGAAACGCCTCCACCCACGCTGCGGGTGTGGTGATCGGGGACCGCCCGCTTGACGCGCTTGTGCCGCTCTATCAGGACCCGCGGTCCGACATGCCCGCGACCCAGTTCAACATGAAATGGGTCGAACAGGCAGGCCTCGTCAAATTCGACTTCCTGGGCCTGAAAACCCTGACGGTGATCCAGAACGCGGTCGAACAAATCCTCGGTTCGGGCCGCAAGCTGCATGTCGCCGCCGATGGCACCGAACTCTATACGCCGGCGGATGGGATGGAGAATGACATTGGCGGCATCCCTCTGGATGACGAAGCGTCATACAAGCTCTACGCCGCGGGCAAGACGGTCGCCGTGTTCCAGGTGGAAAGCTCGGGCATGATCGACGCGCTCAAGCGGATGAAGCCGGACTGTATCGAGGACATCATCGCCCTCGTCGCCCTCTACCGCCCCGGCCCGATGGAAAACATCCCGAAATTCTGCGAGGTCAAGAACGGGCTATCCGAACGCGACACCCTGCACCCCTCGATCGACCACATCCTGGACGAAACCCAGGGCATCATCGTCTACCAGGAACAGGTGATGCAGATCGCGCAGGAAATGGCGGGCTACTCGCTTGGCGGCGCCGACCTGCTACGCCGCGCGATGGGCAAGAAAATCCAGGAGGCGATGGACGCCGAGCGCCCCAAATTCCTTGCGGGCTCCAAGGACAACGGCGTGGACGAGGAGAAGGCGCTGGAGGTCTGGCATCTCCTCGACAAGTTCGCGAACTACGGGTTCAACAAATCACACGCCGCGGCCTACGCGGTGGTCAGCTATCAGACGGCGTGGCTCAAGGCGAACCACCCGGTTGAATTCATGGCCGGGGTGATGAACTGCGACATCCACCTGACCGACAAGCTGGCGGTGTATTTCGAAGAGGTGCGCAAGGGCCTCGACCTGCCCTGGGTGCCGCCCTGCGTGAACCGCTCGGATGCCACGTTCAAAGTGGTCGACGGCGCGTTGGTCTACGCGCTGGGCGCGCTGAAAAACGTAGGCGTCGAGGCGATGCGGCTGGTGCAAGAGGCGCGCGAGAGCAAACCCTTCGTCAACCTCTTTGACTTCGCCCGCCGGGTGGATCTGAAGAAGGTCGGCAAGCGGCCCCTCGAAATGCTGGCGCGCGCCGGGGCCTTCGATCAGCTGGACCCCAATCGCCGCCGGGTCTTCGACGCGCTGGATGCGCTCAGCGCCTATTCGGCTGCCGTCCACGACCAGAAGAACTCAAACCAGGTTTCGCTCTTTGGGGATGCAGGCGACGACCTGCCCGAACCGCGCCTCTTGCCCATCGACGACTGGCTGCCCGCCGAACGGCTGGGCGAAGAACACAAGGCGGTCGGCTTCTACCTCTCGGGCCACCCGCTCGACGACTACATGGGTCCGCTGAAACGCAAGGGCGTCATCACACTGGATGAGGTGACGGCCAAGGCCGAAAGCCAGCCGCTGGTCGCCAAGCTGGCGGGCGTGGTGGCGGGGCTGCAAGTGCGCAAGTCGGCCAAGGGCAATCGTTTCGCCTTCTGCCAGATGTCCGACACGACGGGCGCGTATGAGGTGACTTTGTTCTCCGAAAGCCTGGAAAAATCTCAGGACCATCTGGAAACCGGCGCCAAGGTCATCGTCACGGTCGAGGCAACCATGGAAAGCGACCAGCTCAAGCTGCTGGGCCGGTCCGTGACGCCCGTTGATACGGTCGTCGCGGATGTCGGCGGCATGGGCCTGCGCATCTTTGTCGAGGCGCCCACGGCGCTGGCATCCGTCGCCACCGTATTGGACGGGGCCGCCAAGTCGGCCAAGGGGGCAGGGCGCGGGCCCATCACGATCTGCCTCATGGATGACAGCCTGCCGGGCGAGGTCGAGATGGACCTGGGCGCGGACTTCCCGGTGACCCCCCAGATCAAGGGCGCGATCAAATCGCTCTCCGGCGTGGTCGAGGTGCAGGACCTGTAA
- a CDS encoding AAA family ATPase, with amino-acid sequence MTRCTTTIPFHNLIFMDDIAKLRDVEERWKRFLKHYRREAQEADLAEGKITKEDLVPPYDLLDEFDRRRIKRRAMRLLERAHSKTGMYHLSEEHRARLTPLRGGLPVAKITTEHEADEIAAALHAEMPWMAPATEEVWHGLRASAREQLPGARFNPLVLVGSPGIGKSFWARRLAHHLNVPTTKVEATGEPAAFSIVGLQKGWGSASPGKLVQTVLRDRHAGPLMIVDEVEKADEVYSNKGSRHTLTDALLPLLERMTAREWQCPFFQIQMDMSWVNFVLTANSRKGLPEPFQSRCVVLDLPDLTPEQLRHFAIAEGTRRGLPEPALAALLDVFDCGAISNARLSLRTVSRMLDRAETLAHRPMLN; translated from the coding sequence ATGACCCGCTGCACAACGACCATTCCCTTTCACAACCTGATCTTCATGGACGACATCGCCAAGCTGCGCGACGTCGAGGAGCGCTGGAAGAGGTTCCTCAAGCATTACCGTCGAGAGGCGCAGGAGGCGGATCTTGCGGAGGGGAAGATCACAAAGGAAGATCTGGTCCCTCCTTATGACCTGCTCGACGAGTTTGACCGCCGCCGCATCAAACGCCGCGCCATGCGCCTACTCGAACGCGCGCATTCCAAGACGGGCATGTACCACCTGAGTGAAGAACACCGCGCCCGCCTGACGCCCCTGCGCGGCGGATTGCCGGTCGCCAAGATCACCACCGAGCACGAGGCCGACGAGATCGCGGCAGCCCTTCACGCCGAGATGCCTTGGATGGCCCCTGCGACGGAAGAGGTGTGGCACGGCTTGCGCGCATCAGCGCGTGAGCAGCTACCAGGAGCCCGGTTCAATCCACTTGTCTTGGTCGGTTCACCCGGGATCGGCAAGAGCTTCTGGGCCCGACGATTGGCGCATCACCTGAATGTCCCAACGACCAAGGTCGAGGCCACCGGAGAACCCGCCGCCTTTTCTATCGTCGGTCTACAAAAGGGCTGGGGCAGCGCATCGCCGGGCAAGCTGGTGCAAACGGTGCTGCGGGACCGTCACGCTGGGCCGCTGATGATCGTGGACGAGGTCGAGAAGGCTGATGAAGTGTATTCGAACAAAGGCTCACGACACACGCTCACCGATGCCTTGCTGCCCCTGCTCGAACGGATGACCGCCCGTGAATGGCAGTGCCCGTTCTTTCAGATACAAATGGATATGTCTTGGGTGAACTTCGTCCTGACGGCCAACAGCCGCAAGGGCTTGCCTGAGCCCTTTCAAAGCCGCTGCGTCGTTCTGGACCTGCCCGACCTGACGCCGGAGCAACTTCGGCACTTCGCGATCGCGGAAGGCACGCGACGCGGCCTCCCTGAACCAGCGCTGGCAGCTCTGCTCGACGTCTTCGATTGCGGCGCCATCTCGAACGCGCGATTGAGCCTGCGCACGGTCAGCCGGATGTTGGACAGGGCGGAGACCTTGGCCCACCGACCGATGCTGAACTGA
- a CDS encoding SlyX family protein — translation MEKLEEQIAHLQRTVDELSDVVARQETEIALLTRRVQMLMEREAQREADGGGGMVIGDERPPHY, via the coding sequence ATGGAAAAGCTGGAAGAACAGATCGCGCATTTGCAGCGCACAGTGGACGAGTTGTCGGACGTGGTGGCGCGGCAGGAGACGGAAATTGCGCTGCTGACCCGCCGCGTGCAGATGCTGATGGAACGTGAGGCGCAGCGTGAGGCGGATGGCGGCGGTGGTATGGTGATCGGGGACGAGCGTCCGCCGCATTATTGA
- a CDS encoding ATP phosphoribosyltransferase regulatory subunit, with product MTEARRRAYALRDHFVARGAQAVEPPILQPADLLLDLYGEDIRARAYVTSDALHGEQMLRPDFTVPVVQMHMADGAEPARYTYAGEVFRRQEHDPDRANEYLQVGYEVFDRADPAAADAEVFALIADAIQGLPLRAATGDIGILMAAVDGLDTSNRRKAALRRHIWRPRRFRALLDRFSGRSDVPATRAALLAGHAQTDAPLTGLRSQAEIDARIKALHEDAAEPPLSGAQMDCLDALLNVRETLPFALAQMHDLCVDLPAIRTAVKRVDARAKALGERGVDVDTLEFETSFGRTSMEYYDGFVFGFYADGRPDLPPVASGGRYDALTRHLGQGQEIPAVGAVIRPGLMAELEGAP from the coding sequence ATGACCGAGGCACGCCGACGGGCCTATGCCCTGCGCGACCACTTTGTGGCCCGAGGGGCGCAGGCGGTTGAACCGCCGATCCTGCAACCGGCGGACCTGCTTCTTGATCTTTACGGCGAAGACATCCGCGCCCGCGCCTATGTCACCTCCGACGCGCTGCACGGCGAGCAGATGCTGCGGCCCGACTTCACCGTTCCCGTGGTGCAGATGCATATGGCAGATGGGGCCGAGCCCGCGCGCTACACCTATGCGGGCGAGGTGTTCCGGCGGCAGGAACACGACCCCGACCGCGCCAATGAATATCTGCAGGTGGGCTACGAGGTCTTTGACCGTGCCGATCCCGCAGCGGCGGATGCAGAGGTCTTCGCTCTGATCGCCGACGCCATACAGGGCCTCCCTCTGCGGGCTGCGACCGGAGATATCGGTATCCTCATGGCTGCGGTTGATGGGCTGGATACATCGAACAGGCGCAAGGCCGCGTTGCGCAGGCACATCTGGCGCCCCCGCCGCTTTCGCGCTCTGCTTGACCGGTTCTCGGGTCGCAGCGACGTGCCCGCCACCCGCGCGGCCCTGCTTGCTGGTCACGCCCAAACCGATGCCCCGCTGACCGGCCTGCGCAGCCAGGCCGAGATCGACGCGCGGATCAAGGCGCTGCATGAGGATGCGGCAGAGCCGCCCTTGTCCGGCGCGCAGATGGATTGTCTTGATGCGCTTCTGAATGTCCGCGAAACGTTGCCCTTCGCACTGGCGCAGATGCACGACTTATGCGTCGACCTGCCTGCCATCCGCACGGCGGTGAAACGGGTCGATGCGCGGGCCAAGGCTCTGGGCGAACGGGGTGTTGACGTGGATACTCTGGAATTCGAGACGAGCTTTGGGCGCACCTCCATGGAGTATTATGATGGTTTTGTCTTTGGCTTTTATGCCGATGGCCGCCCCGACTTGCCCCCCGTCGCGTCAGGTGGCCGGTATGACGCGCTGACCCGTCATCTGGGCCAAGGGCAGGAAATACCCGCTGTCGGTGCAGTCATCCGACCGGGTTTGATGGCCGAGTTGGAGGGGGCGCCATGA
- the hisS gene encoding histidine--tRNA ligase: MAKPKKTPRPKAQTPKGFRDYFGTDVTDRAEMLQTIAGVYHRYGFDALESSAVETVEALGKFLPDVDRPNEGVFAWQEEDGDWLALRYDMTAPLARVYAQHRNDLPNPYRRYTMGPVWRNEKPGPGRFRQFYQCDADTVGTASMAADAEICAMLSDTLEAVGIQRGDYVIRINNRKVLNGVMEVAGLAGDDKEAERGIVLRAIDKLDRLGPEGVRALLGEGRKDESGDFTKGAGLGDAEAETIMGFTDAKRDTGPHTVARLRELVHGSDIGAKGVAELEEIAALLDAAGYGPDRIVIDPSVVRGLGYYTGPVYEAELTFDVQNEKGQTVQFGSVAGGGRYDDLVKRFTGQEVPATGVSIGVDRLLAALRATKRIGTTEQGPVVVTVMDRDRMADYQAMVAELRSAGIRAEVYLGNPKNFGNQLKYADKRNAPIAIIEGGDEKDRGVVQIKDLYLGAKIAETATHEEWAENPSQFEVPRDQMRAKVQEILNQ, from the coding sequence ATGGCCAAGCCCAAGAAAACCCCTCGCCCCAAAGCGCAAACGCCCAAGGGGTTCCGCGACTATTTCGGCACCGATGTCACGGATCGGGCCGAGATGCTGCAGACGATCGCCGGGGTGTACCATCGCTACGGGTTTGACGCGCTCGAATCCAGTGCCGTGGAGACGGTCGAGGCGCTGGGCAAGTTCCTGCCCGACGTGGACCGCCCGAACGAAGGGGTCTTTGCCTGGCAGGAAGAAGACGGCGACTGGCTCGCCCTGCGCTACGACATGACCGCCCCGCTCGCCCGCGTCTATGCCCAGCACCGCAACGATTTGCCCAACCCGTATCGCCGTTACACGATGGGCCCGGTCTGGCGCAACGAAAAGCCCGGCCCGGGACGGTTTCGCCAGTTCTATCAATGTGATGCGGATACAGTCGGTACGGCCAGCATGGCCGCGGATGCCGAGATCTGTGCGATGCTCTCCGACACGCTGGAGGCCGTGGGGATCCAGCGCGGCGACTACGTGATCCGCATCAACAACCGCAAGGTGCTGAACGGCGTGATGGAGGTCGCGGGCCTTGCCGGTGACGACAAGGAAGCCGAACGCGGCATCGTCTTGCGCGCCATCGACAAGCTTGACCGGCTTGGGCCGGAGGGCGTGCGCGCGCTGCTGGGTGAGGGGCGAAAGGATGAGAGCGGCGACTTTACAAAGGGTGCGGGCTTGGGCGATGCCGAGGCAGAAACAATCATGGGTTTCACGGATGCCAAACGCGATACCGGCCCTCATACCGTCGCGCGCTTGCGCGAACTCGTCCATGGTTCCGACATCGGCGCCAAAGGCGTCGCGGAACTCGAAGAAATCGCCGCCCTCCTCGACGCCGCAGGCTACGGCCCCGACCGTATCGTCATCGACCCTTCCGTCGTCCGCGGCCTTGGCTACTACACCGGCCCAGTCTACGAGGCCGAACTCACCTTTGATGTCCAGAACGAGAAGGGCCAGACGGTGCAGTTTGGCTCCGTCGCGGGCGGGGGGCGCTACGATGATCTGGTCAAGCGGTTCACCGGGCAGGAAGTGCCTGCCACCGGCGTCTCCATCGGGGTCGACCGGCTGCTTGCGGCCTTACGCGCCACCAAGCGCATCGGCACCACCGAACAAGGCCCCGTTGTCGTCACCGTCATGGACCGGGATCGCATGGCCGACTATCAGGCCATGGTCGCAGAACTGCGCAGCGCGGGCATCCGGGCCGAGGTCTACCTGGGCAACCCGAAAAACTTTGGCAACCAACTCAAATACGCGGACAAGCGGAACGCCCCCATCGCCATCATCGAAGGCGGCGATGAAAAGGACCGCGGTGTCGTGCAGATCAAGGACCTGTATCTGGGCGCTAAAATCGCGGAGACGGCAACGCACGAGGAATGGGCCGAAAACCCCAGTCAATTCGAAGTGCCGCGCGATCAGATGCGTGCCAAGGTGCAGGAGATCCTGAACCAATGA
- a CDS encoding DUF1489 family protein produces the protein MDKYINLIKLSVGSDSYDDLVAWQSTKRAQTADGLPRHVTRMWPKREAEILNGGSIFWVVKGVVTCRQRILRLDEVIGSDGIRRCAIVSDQELIRVQSALKRPFQGWRYLKPEDSPPDLPQGRAREEPLPVELNRALAEIGVL, from the coding sequence GTGGATAAGTACATAAATCTGATCAAGCTGTCGGTGGGCAGCGACAGCTACGACGACCTCGTCGCGTGGCAGTCCACGAAACGCGCGCAGACGGCGGATGGCCTTCCGCGGCATGTGACCCGTATGTGGCCCAAGCGCGAGGCCGAGATATTGAACGGTGGGTCGATCTTTTGGGTGGTCAAGGGTGTTGTGACCTGCCGCCAACGCATTCTGCGCCTTGATGAAGTGATCGGCAGCGACGGCATTCGGCGCTGCGCCATCGTGTCGGATCAGGAGCTTATCCGGGTGCAATCCGCCTTGAAGCGCCCCTTCCAGGGCTGGCGGTATCTCAAGCCCGAAGACAGCCCACCTGACCTGCCGCAAGGCCGCGCGCGCGAGGAGCCGCTGCCGGTCGAATTGAACCGGGCGCTGGCCGAGATCGGGGTCTTGTAA
- the hisG gene encoding ATP phosphoribosyltransferase, producing MIKLGVPSKGRLMEKTFQWFDRRGITLMRTGSDREYAGAVDGIDGVSLVLLSAGEVPRELAAGRIHLGVTGTDLIHEKLPLWEQQVEPMAEMGFGHADLVLAVPQGWVDVDLTDDLDAAAAAFRAAHGHRLRIATKYHRLVRDFLRDAGVADYALVDSQGATEGTVANETAEAIADITSSGDTLRANHLKILSDGLILASQATLWRSRVADMDDDDRSVLRHLIDRVS from the coding sequence ATGATCAAACTTGGCGTGCCGTCCAAGGGGCGGCTGATGGAAAAGACGTTTCAGTGGTTTGACAGGCGTGGAATCACCCTGATGCGCACCGGATCCGACCGCGAATATGCTGGCGCCGTGGATGGCATCGACGGTGTGTCTCTTGTCCTGCTCTCGGCTGGGGAAGTGCCGCGTGAACTGGCCGCCGGTCGCATTCACCTTGGCGTCACAGGCACCGATCTTATTCACGAAAAGCTGCCGCTTTGGGAACAGCAGGTCGAACCCATGGCCGAAATGGGTTTTGGCCATGCCGACCTTGTGCTCGCCGTGCCGCAGGGCTGGGTCGACGTTGATCTGACGGACGACCTTGATGCTGCCGCTGCCGCGTTTCGCGCAGCGCATGGGCACCGCCTGCGGATTGCGACCAAGTATCACCGCCTGGTCCGTGACTTTTTGCGCGACGCGGGCGTTGCGGACTACGCGCTTGTCGACAGCCAGGGCGCGACCGAAGGCACGGTCGCCAATGAAACGGCGGAGGCCATCGCCGACATCACCTCGTCCGGGGATACGCTGCGCGCCAACCACCTTAAGATCCTGAGCGACGGTTTAATCCTTGCCAGTCAGGCGACGCTCTGGCGCAGCCGCGTGGCTGATATGGACGACGATGATCGGAGCGTGCTGCGCCACTTGATTGACCGCGTGTCCTAG